The following nucleotide sequence is from Pseudomonas sp. RC10.
TTTCTACGAGCGGGTCAAGGCCAAGGGTTTCATCCTCTATCCCGGAAAACTGACCCAGGTTGACACTTTCCGCGTTGGTTGCATCGGCCACGTGGACGCCCAAGGCATGCAGGCTGCCGTCGATGCCATCGGTGACGTCCTGCTGGAAATGGAAGTGGTCGACATCTGAGCCTCGCCCCCATTTGAAACCCTGACTTCGCACGACTTTAAGGATCTCCTCATGAACTACAGCAACCCCACCCACCTGCAGGCGGCCATTCTCGACTGGGCGGGCACGGTCGTCGATTTCGGCTCGTTCGCCCCGACGCAGATTTTCGTCGAAGCCTTCGCCGAATTCGACGTGCAAGTCTCCATCGAAGAAGCCCGCGGCCCCATGGGCATGGGCAAGTGGGACCACATTCGGACGCTGTGCGATCAATCACCGATTGCCGAGCGTTACCGCAAGGTGTTCGGCCGCGTGCCCACAGACGAGGACGTGACGGCGATCTATGAACGCTTCATGCCGTTGCAAATCGAAAAAATCGCCGAGCACTCGGCACTGATCCCCGGCGCGTTGGACACCCTCACCCGTCTGCGCCAGCAAGGACTGAAAATCGGTTCCTGCTCGGGCTATCCGGCGGTGGTGATGAACAAAGTCGTCGAACTGGCCGCGCAAAACGGTTACGTGGCCGACCACGTGGTCGCCACTGATGAAGTGCCAAACGGGCGCCCCTGGCCTGCACAAGCGCTGGCCAATGTGATTGCGTTGGGGGTCGACGATGTCGCGGCGTGCGTCAAAGTAGACGACACCGTGCCAGGGATTCTCGAAGGCCGCCGCGCGGGAATGTGGACGGTGGCACTGCTCTGCTCGGGCAATGCGCTGGGCATGACGCACGAACAGTATCAAGCGCTGACACCCGAGAGGCTGGACGCCGAGCGCACACGTATTCACGCATTGTTCGAAGGCTCACGCCCGCACTATCTCGTCGATACGATCAATGAGTTGCCCGAGGTGATCGCCGACATCAACCGGCGTCTGGAGAAAGGGGAAGTGCCGCAGCTGGCATGACACAAACCTGAACCTGTAGGAGCCGGCTCGCTGGCGAAAGCGGTGTGTCAGTGACCAAATGAGCTATCTGACACCGCGCGTTCGCCAGCAAGCCGGCTCCTACAGTTTGGGGCAGCTTCAGGCCTTGACCGTGCGCTCAACGTGCGCCGCAAACGCATCGATGATGGCCTGCAGGAACGGGCGGGTCTTCTCGCTCAGCTTGCCTTGCTCATCGAAGAACGTCCCGGCGTTGCCCAGATACGCCTCAGGTTGCTGCATGCACAGCACGTCGAGGAACACAAAGCTCTGGCGCAAATGCTGGTTCGCACCGAAACCACCGATGGCACCCGGCGATACGCTCACCACTGCCGCAGGTTTGGCCTTGCCCCACGAGCTCTTGCCGTACGGACGCGAGCCCACGTCGATGGCGTTTTTCAGTGCACCCGGCACCGAGCGGTTGTACTCAGGGGTGACGAACAGGAAACCGTCCGCGCCCTGGAGCGACTGACGGAATGCCGTGTAGGCGGCCGGAGGAGAATCCAGGTCGATGTCTTCGTTGTACAGCGGCAGGTCGCCGATTTCGACGATGCTCAGTTTCAGGCTGGGCGGTGCCAACTCTGCCAGTGCGCGGGCGACTTTGCGGTTAATGGAGTCTTTTCGCAAGCTGCCGACGATCACTGCAATGGTATGGGGCTGGCTCATGAAGCTGACCTTCTTCTGATGGAGGAGTGGACAGTTATAGATGAAAGATGCCGTTCAGTCCGCCCTGTTTTTTGGTTGCCACTCATCGAATCCGCCGATCTTCGTGGCGAATCTCGTCGCGTCCACGCCTACCGTTGGTCGAGACTATTTTTTTCCTCGGCGAAAACTCCCCCTCAAAACGGCGGTCTGAAAGGCTTGAGCGAGTAAGGTGCCTACAGATCCTACGGATTTGCCTTACGAGCGGACACGGATTCACGGCGCGCAGTGGTACGATGCGAGCGAAAACGAGCAGTTATTTCCAGAGGTTACAAAGCAAATGGCTTCAGTTCTAGTTGGGCAATTTCATGCCAGAGATGCGGAAGGTCGCATCTACCCGGTGCATGAATTCCGCGAATCACAGCCCGACGAGGCTGACGGCAAGGAGCCCGTGTCCACCTATCGCCTGGCCATTGGCGACCGCGTGAACCACTTGGGTGGCGATGAATTCGAATTGGTGCAGTCAGGGATCAAACTTACCCGCACGAGTTAACAGCCACGAGCTCCGGAGAAGCAGCTGCGAGTTGCAAGTGACGAGCTGCAAGCAGAAGCAGTGCGCGGTGTCTGGGAATGCGTTGTTTGCTTTTAGCTCGTGGCTTGCAGCTTATAGCTCGGAGCTGTCGACGGAGTCGAAAAGCAGGTACCAGAAGATCGCTGATTCTTGCGTCGTCGGGTCGATGGCGCGGTAGCGCAGGTGGTCGATTCCGCCGACCACGAACCCGTAGCGTTCATACAGTTTGCATGCTGCCAGGTTGTTGTTCTGGGTTTCCAGCATGATGCCGGGCAGGTGGTGTTTGCGGGCCCAGAACTGCGCCACGTCCAGCAGCTTTCGGGCCACGCCGTTGCGCCGGGCCACGGTGTCCACCGCCAGCTCATCGATGTGCGCGAAACCATTCCAGTGCTTGCTGATGACGATATGCCCGACCGGGTCCTCGTCCAGCCACGCGACCAGCACGGTGCCGTCGCCACCGTCGCGGTAGTTGCAGAACTCTTCCGAATCAATCCCGTAATTCTTCAGATAAGGTTCGACCGGCGTCACGGGCCATTGCGCCACGGGCTGACCGATCTGCACCTGCGCGTAGCCGGTGACCTCAAAGGTGAATTCGCAATTGAGGATGTAATCCTCGAAGCACTCGTCCGCGACACGAATGCTCAGGGTCGGGCTGGCCATTGTCACCGGGAGCCTCCTGCGCCTTGGATGAACGGAGTCAAGCCTGCCTGGCGGCTCAGGCTTGCTGGGCCTGCGCTTCCAGCAACTGAGTCCAGAGTGCCGGAGCGCCAGCCGACCTGGCGATGACCGCCAGACGCGCTTCGTGCTCGGCCCTTTCGGCCTCACTCGCCATGACGATCCGACCCGGCGTGCGGTTGACGATCTTGCGGACTTCGGAAGGACGGTCCGCACCGCCCTCGCCATCATTGTTACCCGCCAGGGACAGGGCCGTCTGGCCACCGGTCATCGCCAGGTAAACATCCGCCAGAATCTCGGAGTCGAGCAACGCGCCGTGCAGCTCACGACCGGAGTTGTCGACGTCGTAGCGTTTGCACAGAGCGTCGAGGCTGTTGCGTTGACCCGGATGACGCTCACGGGCCATGGCCAGGGTGTCAAGGATCGAGCAGTAGCTGGAAAGATTGGCGCGGTCGTGCTGGCCAATCAGATTGAATTCGTTATTGAGGAAGCC
It contains:
- the phnX gene encoding phosphonoacetaldehyde hydrolase, whose amino-acid sequence is MNYSNPTHLQAAILDWAGTVVDFGSFAPTQIFVEAFAEFDVQVSIEEARGPMGMGKWDHIRTLCDQSPIAERYRKVFGRVPTDEDVTAIYERFMPLQIEKIAEHSALIPGALDTLTRLRQQGLKIGSCSGYPAVVMNKVVELAAQNGYVADHVVATDEVPNGRPWPAQALANVIALGVDDVAACVKVDDTVPGILEGRRAGMWTVALLCSGNALGMTHEQYQALTPERLDAERTRIHALFEGSRPHYLVDTINELPEVIADINRRLEKGEVPQLA
- the dnaQ gene encoding DNA polymerase III subunit epsilon encodes the protein MTERRVVLDTETTGMPVTDGHRVIEIGCVEVIGRRLTGRHFHVYLQPDRDSDEGAIGVHGITDQFLIGKPRFAEVADEFYEFIKGAQLIIHNAPFDVGFLNNEFNLIGQHDRANLSSYCSILDTLAMARERHPGQRNSLDALCKRYDVDNSGRELHGALLDSEILADVYLAMTGGQTALSLAGNNDGEGGADRPSEVRKIVNRTPGRIVMASEAERAEHEARLAVIARSAGAPALWTQLLEAQAQQA
- a CDS encoding GNAT family N-acetyltransferase, encoding MTMASPTLSIRVADECFEDYILNCEFTFEVTGYAQVQIGQPVAQWPVTPVEPYLKNYGIDSEEFCNYRDGGDGTVLVAWLDEDPVGHIVISKHWNGFAHIDELAVDTVARRNGVARKLLDVAQFWARKHHLPGIMLETQNNNLAACKLYERYGFVVGGIDHLRYRAIDPTTQESAIFWYLLFDSVDSSEL
- a CDS encoding NAD(P)H-dependent oxidoreductase produces the protein MSQPHTIAVIVGSLRKDSINRKVARALAELAPPSLKLSIVEIGDLPLYNEDIDLDSPPAAYTAFRQSLQGADGFLFVTPEYNRSVPGALKNAIDVGSRPYGKSSWGKAKPAAVVSVSPGAIGGFGANQHLRQSFVFLDVLCMQQPEAYLGNAGTFFDEQGKLSEKTRPFLQAIIDAFAAHVERTVKA